One stretch of Plasmodium yoelii strain 17X genome assembly, chromosome: 5 DNA includes these proteins:
- a CDS encoding protein phosphatase inhibitor 3, putative, protein MSHGHSTITCLQDPSSRTGRDGNTRDIVRFVKLAPQKKVTWDKNTIDNEHANKKSSKACCKYKKPKRFDESSESESSDSDFEGNNKKSCKKPGEGGCSDCSKRLSIKTEIIHQRH, encoded by the exons ATGTCCCATGGTCATTCGACAATAACATGTTTACAAGATCCTTCCTCGAGAACTGGAAGAGATGGAAATACTCGAGATATTGTAAGATTTGTAAAGCTAGCTCCCCAAAAAAAAGTTACATGGGATAAAAACACAATTGATAATGAACACGCCAACAAAAAATCGTCTAAAG cttgttgtaaatataaaaagcCCAAGAGATTTGATGAAAGTTCTGAATCGGAATCATCAGATAGTGATTTCGAGGGGAATAATAAGAAGTCATGTAAAAAACCAGGGGAAG GTGGTTGTAGTGATTGTTCCAAGAGGCTATCAATTAAAACagaaataata catCAAAGACACTGA
- a CDS encoding ribosome maturation factor RimM, putative, producing the protein MIKCFGKLRGIIILFSFFLFAEKGVNSLAWNKISKMASSPLIRDIPFLNGYKKNEGKQIYTKRDIPYTETYQYTNQVENKSRKDTKRNLFFFFLKNNTLSHLNKIKVRNKTFSSHHTISNRNIFAKNQKKIITMHAYSSDEKNDINNGSIKNGDIKNGDINNGSIKNGDIKNGDINNGSIKNGDIKNGDIKNGDIKNGDINNGGIKNGDIKNGGIKNGDIKNGDIKNGDINNGGIKNGDIKNGDIKNGDIKNGDINNGSIKNGDIKNGDIKNGDINNGSIKNGDIKNGGIKNGGIKNGGIKNGDIKNGDIKNGGIKNGGIKEISKIDTSQNPIIDKENNILPNEDKEEERNKKRQFLTDTKYYKRSKYSKAGKINIKNNLDNTIYDNNQLFSNIIQNDDNILTYVESLEDLKNLKKKNNNINASNNNLPDLLIKNYYADSMRPNDLDFIKKNNYLENNISTTNHSQTSQIKNVEKNIGKNINKNNISFINEFSVIGEIVGVHGLQGCLKVVSFTTFNDIRFKENSYRYIFMNSYPYPIPIKITYVKESLKIGFLYIKIEKIYSRTDALRLKGCLICDDKKNFPDIGENKYISTDLINFDIYIFNDSTNIPIGTVFSFVSKYDYICNKAVQDISEDLIKIELNQNVSINKIFNILKASQASENTQNLRKKHAPIKVLINRKNFNLYQTEEKITEEKITEEKITEEKITEEKITEENFDTNESDKIKGDKNYYNSLENFEGYSYKKIYKCDFCDDIYDNLREATKHENSHFQHDEEILFHSSDANTNKESLYELTENELKNIKKKINYFFVPIIKEKTIRLVHYEHKKIYLDISTIFLLDNPK; encoded by the exons atgataaaatgtTTTGGAAAATTGAGAGGAATAATTATTCtgtttagtttttttttgtttgctGAGAAGGGGGTCAATAGTTTGGCCTGgaataaaatatcaaaaatggCTAGTTCACCATTAATTAGAGATATACCATTTTTAAAtggttataaaaaaaatgaaggaaaacaaatatatacaaagaGAGACATACCATACACAGAAACATATCAATATACAAATCAAGTGGAAAATAAAAGTAGGAAAGATACAAAAagaaatttgttttttttttttttaaaaaataacacaCTTTCACATTTGAACAAAATCAAGGTGCGAAATAAAACGTTTTCAAGTCATCACACCATAAGCAATAGAAATATTTTTGccaaaaatcaaaaaaaaatcataaccATGCATGCTTATTCTTCGgacgaaaaaaatgacatAAACAATGGTAGCATAAAAAATGGTGACATAAAAAATGGTGACATAAACAATGGTAGCATAAAAAATGGTGACATAAAAAATGGTGACATAAACAATGGTAGCATAAAAAATGGTGACATAAAAAATGGTGACATAAAAAATGGTGACATAAAAAATGGTGACATAAACAATGGTGGCATAAAAAATGGTGACATAAAAAATGGTGGCATAAAAAATGGTGACATAAAAAATGGTGACATAAAAAATGGTGACATAAACAATGGTGGCATAAAAAATGGTGACATAAAAAATGGTGACATAAAAAATGGTGACATAAAAAATGGTGACATAAACAATGGTAGCATAAAAAATGGTGACATAAAAAATGGTGACATAAAAAATGGTGACATAAACAATGGTAGCATAAAAAATGGTGACATAAAAAATGGTGGCATAAAAAATGGTGGCATAAAAAATGGTGGCATAAAAAATGGTGACATAAAAAATGGTGACATAAAAAATGGTGGCATAAAAAATGGTGGCATAAAGGAAATATCAAAAATCGACACATCTCAAAACCCCATAATAGATaaggaaaataatattttaccaAATGAAGACAAAGAAGAAGAACGAAATAAAAAGAGACAATTTTTGACAgatacaaaatattataaacgAAGCAAATATTCTAAAGcaggaaaaataaatataaaaaataatctcgataatacaatatatgataataatcaactttttagtaatataatacaaaatgatgataatatattaacatatgTAGAATCATTGGAAgacttaaaaaatttaaaaaaaaaaaataataatataaacgCTAGTAATAATAATCTTCCAgatcttttaataaaaaattattatgcaGATTCTATGAGACCAAATGATTTagattttattaaaaaaaataattatttagaaaataatataagtaCTACTAATCATTCACAAACAAGCCAAATCAAAAACgtggaaaaaaatatcggcaaaaatataaacaaaaataatatctcATTTATAAATGAATTTTCTGTTATTGGTGAAATTGTAGGAGTACATGGATTACAAGGATGCCTAAAAGTAGTAAGTTTTACAACTTTTAATGATATTAGATTTAAAGAAAATAGTTAtcgttatatttttatgaattcCTATCCATATCCTATACCTATAAAAATCACATATGTAAAAGAATCATTAAAAATTGGAtttctttatattaaaattgaaaaaatatattcacgAACTGATGCCTTAAGATTAAAAGGATGTCTTATAtgtgatgataaaaaaaattttccaGATATtggtgaaaataaatatatatctacAGATTTGAttaattttgatatatatatttttaatgattcTACTAATATACCAATAGGAActgttttttcttttgtttcTAAATATGACTACATATGTAATAAAGCAGTACAAGATATTTCTGAagatttaattaaaattgagCTTAATCAAAATGtatcaataaataaaatatttaacattttaaagGCTAGCCAAGCTAGCGAAAATACTCaaaatttaagaaaaaaacatGCACCTATTAAGGTACTTATCAACCGTAAAAATTTTAATCTTTATCAAACTGAAGAAAAAATAACTGAAGAAAAAATAACTGAAGAAAAAATAACTGAAGAAAAAATAACTGAAGAAAAAATAACTGAAGAAAATTTTGATACTAATGAAtcagataaaataaaaggagacaaaaattattacaattCATTAGAAAATTTTGAAGgatattcatataaaaaaatttataaatgtgATTTTTGTGATGatatttatgataatttaagaGAAGCAACTAAACATGAAAATTCACATTTTCAACATGACGAAGAAATTTTGTTTCATTCTTCTGACGCCAATACCAATAAGGAATCCCTTTATGAATTGActgaaaatgaattaaagaatattaaaaaaaaaattaatta TTTCTTTGTTccaataataaaagaaaaaacaataaGATTGGTACATTATGaacacaaaaaaatttacCTAGATATATCTACCATCTTTTTGTTAGATAACCCCAAATAA